The Saliniradius amylolyticus DNA segment TTTCGCGCAATATTGGTTGGGTTACTGATGCTGAGCAGGATGTGCTGCGCGGCAAGCGGATCGCTATCGCGGGCATGGGGGGAGTGGGCAGTGAACATCTGGTGACCTTGGTCCGCTTAGGTGTCGAAAACTTTAACATCTCTGATTTCGACGAGTTTGAGATCCATAATATCAATCGCCAGGCCGGCGCTTTGTTAAGTCGGCTTGGAGGTAAAAAATGTCAGGTGATGGCCGATATTGCCAGAGATACTAACCCTCAACTGGCTCTAAATGAATTCCCCGAAGGGATTTCGGAAGGGAATGTAGATGCCTTTCTGAACAACGTGGACCTTTATGTCGATAGTCTGGACTTCTTCGCCCTGGAGGCCCGAAAACTGATTTTTCGTCGTTGTGAGGAATTGAAAATCCCCGTGATCACGGCAGCGCCTTTGGGTATGGGCGTAGCTTTCCTTTGCTTTATGCCGGGTAAAATGACTTACGAGGACTACTTTCGCTTTGATGACGTTAAGTCCGAGGAAGAACAACTGATTCAGTTTTTGATCGGTTTATCCCCGGCCATGATGCAAAGACATTATCTGGTGGATGCGTCCAAAGCGGACTTCAAGGCCCGTAAAGGACCTTCTTTAGTGATGGGGGTAAAGCTATGTGCAGGAGTGGCTGCAACCTATGCATTGAAAATTCTGCTGGAGCGCGGCCCAGTCATTCATGCACCTTATGGTTTGCATTTTGATGCTTACCGTAACCGCACGAAAATAACCTGGCGACCTTGGGGCAACCGTAACCCCTTGCAGCGAATTGCCTTTCATGTGGCTAAACGTGTGGTGTTGTCTGATTAGTCAGATTTGAAGTCGTTTGTCAGCTTTCTTTACAACTTTAATTTTTCATTTAAAGATTCTAAATAAAACCCAATAAAATCAATCGTTAATATATTGGCACAAGCTATGCTTAAGTACTCCGTAACCAAATAGGTTGACGAACGGAGACCAAAGATGAAACTGAATAAATTGTTACTGGCAGGCTTGTTTGCAGGTGTTACCAGCGCTGCTCAGGCAGGCATCGTGACCAACTGGAACTTCTCCAACCAGGCCGGTTGGCTTGATTGGGAACCTCTTGGTGCTAACCCTCCTATCACCGCCAGCGGCAGCTCAGACTCGGGCTCTGTTTATGGCAATATCATCGACAGTGACGAAGACGGTGATGTTGATGGTGACGATGGTCCTCTGCCAACTCTGTTAGAGTGGGGTACCGCGGTGTCTACGGACAGAAGTAGCCTGGATGTGGACAGCGCATCCGAGGGAAGCATTGTGACGAATGGCGGTTTTGCACCCGGTACATCCATTACCCACAATAACTTCATCATTAATGATGATTACCTGACCAATGCTTCATTGCTGGATGCCTTGTTACTGGAGCCTACAGCTGCCATGCCTGGTGGTGTGCCAGTACCGGGACAACCTGCTCTTGCATTCACTGGGCCTCAGCTGCACTTTAATATTTTGTTCTTTGAGACCCAAAACAATAACGGTGGCGATCCTATTTGCCCCAATGGTGAACCAAACTTCCAGGGCGTTAACGCCGGCGGTTGTGCGGATATCTTTGTGGTGGATAACACCATTCCGGCATTTCCTTTCGTGGTGGGCAGTGACTTTGTTGAGTTTACCGTGCCTTTCCAGGTGAGCCTCGACCCTGACTGGGACAGCATGTACTACCTGACCACACGGCTCAGCGGTTTAACTACTATCACCGATGATGCTTGCGCTAATGTCGGTGCCGCGCCCGGATGTGTTGGCTTTGTCACCGAGGAGAGACAAGAAAACACTCTTAACGCGGAGTTTAGAATCACCGTTCCTGAGCCAGGTACGTTGGCTATCTTTGGCCTGGGTCTGTTAGGTCTGGGACTGGCAGGACGCCGTCGGGGTTGAATGAAACGTCAGTAAAGAGACAGAGGGCCAGTGAATACTGGCCCTTTTTTTGTGCTTAAAGTATGGACAATGTTCAGCGGCAGACTAATCTGAACATAATGTTTTTATTGAACTTTTAATCCAGGCTCAGTTGATAAATATTCGGTTGTCTCAAGTCATTGTTATGGTTTTGACCTGTCTGCCACTGGTGGTAATCGGAAAGCCACTGGTAAGCGTAGTTACTGAGGTTAAACCATCTGTAGTTGGAGTGGGTATTTTTAGGCCCATGGGGACACCTAGAGTCAAAATATTAGGTACTGGCTTTGCCGTGGCGAAGGGGCAGTGGGTCGCCACCAATGCTCATGTGGTGGATCAGGCGTTAGATCCAAAGACCCGGCAGCACTACGCCGTATTTGCTGGCAGTGGTGACAAGATCACCGTTATCCCTGTTACTGTGATCGCCAAGGATGAAGACCATGACTTGGCCATATTGGCGCTGTCAGGTGCCAAGCTGCCGCCAATGGTGCTTAATACTCGTTGGTATCAGGATGGTACCGAGATCGCCTTTACCGGCTTTCCCATTGGTGCGGTGCTGGGGCTGTATCCGGTGACACATAAAGGAATTATTTCTGCCAGAACGCCCATTGCCATACCTGCAGATCATTCTAGTCAGCTTTCCATTCAAAAACTAAAGCGTTTGCGAGAGCCTTTCTTAACTTATCAGCTGGATGCGACTGCCTACCCCGGCAATAGTGGCAGTCCCGTATACGAACAAAACAGTGGCGAGGTAATCGCCATCGTCAATAAGGTATTTGTGAAAGAAACCAAGGAGGATGTATTACGAGATCCCAGCCATATTACCTACGCAATACCGACCCGGTACCTACAACAGTTGTTAGACAGTATTGAATAGAGCCTTAAGGACACTGTTATGTTAGCCATTGATGGGACGCCGCCAGAGCTCTTGAACTGGCTCGGGTATGCCAGTGCTCTGCTGGTGTATTTATTGATTCTTGGACTGACTCAGTTTACGCCCGGCCGCTCTGTGGTTAAAAGAGTCCTGACACTAACATTATTGTGTGGGGCGATTTGGGCGGCTATTCATTTGAGCGGCTCCTGGCTAGTGGTGTTCGATACTCCGGTTTTTATCGGAGAAAGCCTGAGATTGGTCTCTGTTATCGGTTTGTTATTGGTGGTCAGCCAAGGTGATGGAAAAATCGGCTCAGGTCATAAAATGTCAGCCATACTGGCTTTGAGCACGGGGATGTTCCTGCCGCTGGCGAATGAGATCTATTGGTTGTCGAAAAATGCCGTGTTTACTGGTTATCTGGCGCTGACCCTGCTGGCCTTATTTTATATCGAGACGCTGCTTCGCCAGGCAAAGAACCGACTATGGGGGTTAAAGCCTTTATTAATTGGCCTTGGTACTTTACTGGTTTATGACTTCATTGTTTTCGCCGATGCCAGTTTACTCAAGCAGGTTGAACCGACCATGTGGCTGGCCCGAGGCTATCTGCATACTCTGTTTATTCCCTTTCTTTTCTGGTCAATGAAGCGCAGCCGCCAGCTAGGCGGACAGATATATATATCCCGTGATGTGGTATGGCGCAGCTCGTTATTATTGGGAGCGGGCCTGTATCTGACGGTAATGGCGTTAACTGGTTATTATATTCGCTCTATTGAGGGACAATGGTCCTCAATGTTGCAAATACTGTTTACTGCCCTGGCCTTTGTAGTATTGCTGTTTGTGTTGTTGTCCTCTCAATTTAAGCGCAAGGCAAGAGTTCTGATTCAAAAGCATTTTTTTGCCAATCGCTTTGACTACCGGGCCCGTTGGCTGGCGCTTACCCATTTGTTGAGCCAACCTTTTACCAAGGGGGAAGATGCCTATCAACGTGCACTGAAAGGTGTACTGGATGCCATGGAGTTACCCATAGGGGCCTTGGTTAAGCAACAGGGAGCAACTTTATCCACGGTGGCGGATATCGGATTTTGGGTGACCGATTCGCAGTTAGCTGCGATCAAACAAGGTCTGTGTCCGTTTCTAAAGGATAACCACTGGATTGTAGACGGCCATGAATACCGGTTACATCCTGAACATTATCCGAAATTAGCTCTGAGCGGGTGGCAGGAGCAGCAGCTAGCGTCCTTGGTGGTGATTCCGATATACAATCCTCAAGGTTTATGGGGCATGGTTTTGCTAAAAAGCAGTAAAGAGATGCGTCTTGACTGGGAGATGCGCGATTATGTGGGTGTGGTGACAGAGCAGGTGAGTCATTATTTGACCCAGTATGAGACCCGTCAACAATTATTGGAGAATGCACAATTTGTTGCTTTTAGTCGCACATCGGCCTTTGTAGTACACGACCTGAAAAACGTACTGGCCCAGATTCGTCTTATCCTGAGTAATGCGACTAAGCATAAGCACAACCCGGAGTTTATAGAAGATACATTTGAAACCTTGAGTCATACTGATACCCGACTGCAAAAAATGCTCACTCAGTTGACTTCAAGGCGCGCTGACAGCCATGAAGTAAGTCGGGTGGCAATCGCTGAATGTATCCAAAATAAAGTTTTGCCGCGGTGTCGGGGGCAGCAACCTCAACCTGAGCTTAAGGTAGAACGAGACTTTAGCGTGCAGGCGGACAGCGAAACACTGGCCACGGTTCTCTATCATCTGGTGGATAACGCTCAACAGGCAACGCCTGATAAAGGCGCCATCAGGATTTTCGTTACTCAGCGAGAACAGCAAGGTCAGTTAACCATTGTCGATACCGGTAACGGTATGACCGAAGAGTTTATTCAGACCCAGCTTTTTACGCCTTTTGTAACAACCAAGGGAAATGCCGGCATGGGCATTGGGGCCTACGAGGCTAAGCATTATATGGAGTCTCTGGGAGGACAGGTTGCGGTGACTTCCTCCCCTGGCGAGGGAACTCGATTCGATATTCGTTTGCCAATTTTAACGCAGGAGTAGTTATGGAAAAGTTATTGGTCATTGACGACGACCTGGGGATCCAAAAACAGTTGAAGTGGGGGCTGACCGACTATGAAACCGTTTTTGCTCAGGATCGGCAATCGGCCATTGCACAGCTTCGTTTGCACGAGCCAAAAGTGGTGACTCTGGATCTGGGGCTGCCACCGGATGCCAGTAATGCCACTGAGGGGCTTGCCATTCTTGAACAAATCTTATCTCTATTGCCCGACACCAAGGTGATCGTGGTCACTGGGAATTCGGACCAGGAGAGCGCCCTTAAAGCTATTGCGCTTGGCGCCTATGACTATTATCTCAAGCCCATTGAGTTACCGACTATTTCTGTCATTCTTGAACGGGCTTTCTATCTAGTGAACCTGGAGCGGGAGCTGACAGCTCTGGAGCAGCGTCATAGTCAGGACTCCGACATTATTGGCAGCAGTGAAGCGATTCTTAAAGCCCGCCAGATAGTGGATAAAGTGGCGGATACGGAAATTTCCGTATTGCTTTTGGGTCAAAGCGGTACCGGTAAAGAGGTGTTTGCACGCACTTTGCACAAAAAAAGTGCCCGCGCCGAGGGACCCTTTATTGCCATTAATTGCGCCTCCATACCGGAAAACCTGCTGGAAAGCGAGCTCTTTGGCTATGAGAAGGGCGCGTTTACAGGCGCGGTAAAAACCACAGCCGGTAAGATTGAGCATGCCGATGGCGGCACCCTGTTTTTGGATGAAATTGGCGATATGCCACTGCCACTGCAGGCCAAGATGCTGCGTTTCTTACAAGAGCGTACTATTGAGCGAGTTGGTGGTCGCAAGGAAATTCCGGTCGACATTCGAGTAGTTTGCGCCACGCACAGAGACATTCCTGAAATGGTCGCTAATGAAGCGTTTCGGGAAGACCTTTACTACAGGCTGAGTGAGATAACCTTGAAAATCCCACCGCTCAAAGATCGGGACAAGGATACCTTGTTATTGGCCAAGCATTTTCTCAATAGCTATAGCCGGCAATTAAATAAACCGTGTCGCGGCCTTGCCGATGATGCCAAACAGGCTCTGCTCGAATACGCTTGGCCAGGCAATATCCGAGAGCTTCAAAATAAGATAAAAAGCGCTGTTGTGATGGCCGACAAGCCCTTTATCGGTGCTGATGATCTGATGCTAAACCTGTCTGGTGGTGGGGGACCGGCAGAGGTCTTTAATTTACGACAGGTAAGAGAAACGGCAGAGTCCAACGCTATACGCAGAGCCTTTGTTCAAGCCGACAGTAACCTATCTCGTACGGCAGAGTTATTGGGCATTACACGCCCCACGCTTTATGCCCTGATTGATAAGTACGGTCTTAGTGATATTAAGTCGAACAATCAGGTGAATTAGCCAGATCAGCGTCGGGACAGCAGTAGACTAACTGCAGGGACAAACAGTAAACAGGTCAGCGTAGAAAAGATCAGCCCGGTGATGATCACCCAGCCCATGGGCTCCCAAAGCGCACCGCCGTATAAGGTTAGCGGCAACAGACCTAAAATTGTGGTCAATGAGGTAAAGATGATGGGGGTAAAGCGGCTGCTGGCAGCCTCAATCATCGCCGCTTTTCTGTTTTCGTGTTGATGACGTTGTCGGTTAAAGGTATCGACCATGATGATGGAGTCGTTCACTACGATGCCCAGTAAGCTGATTACACCGATAAACGCCATCAGGGAAAAGGAGTGGCCGGTCAGATAGAGGCCCACAATGGCTCCGGTAATGGCAAGAGGGAGTATGCTAAAGATGATCAGTGGCTGGCGCAGCGAGTTAAACTGTAAAACCAGAATAGTAAAAATACCGCCGGCGGCCAGCAGCATAATTTGGCTCAGGCCGCCGAAGGACTTTTGTCGTGCGGCCTCCTCGCCGCCGGTTAGATAATAAATACCGCCTTTCCACTGCTGGCGATCTAGGAAAGCTTGAGCTTGTTCGGTTAGCGCTTTGACATTATAGCCCGGCGAAAAATCGGCACTGACTTTGACCATCCGGGTTCTCTGATAGTGAAAGAATGGCGGTGTTCCCGCTATGGTATGAATGTTGGCAACGGCGCTGAGCGGCAGACTTTCTCCCTGCGGATGATAAACATAGGTGTTGCGCAGGAGGTGCTGAAGCTCAGCTTCGGACTGGGTTAGTA contains these protein-coding regions:
- a CDS encoding ThiF family adenylyltransferase, producing the protein MFDYQAAFSRNIGWVTDAEQDVLRGKRIAIAGMGGVGSEHLVTLVRLGVENFNISDFDEFEIHNINRQAGALLSRLGGKKCQVMADIARDTNPQLALNEFPEGISEGNVDAFLNNVDLYVDSLDFFALEARKLIFRRCEELKIPVITAAPLGMGVAFLCFMPGKMTYEDYFRFDDVKSEEEQLIQFLIGLSPAMMQRHYLVDASKADFKARKGPSLVMGVKLCAGVAATYALKILLERGPVIHAPYGLHFDAYRNRTKITWRPWGNRNPLQRIAFHVAKRVVLSD
- a CDS encoding THxN family PEP-CTERM protein, which gives rise to MKLNKLLLAGLFAGVTSAAQAGIVTNWNFSNQAGWLDWEPLGANPPITASGSSDSGSVYGNIIDSDEDGDVDGDDGPLPTLLEWGTAVSTDRSSLDVDSASEGSIVTNGGFAPGTSITHNNFIINDDYLTNASLLDALLLEPTAAMPGGVPVPGQPALAFTGPQLHFNILFFETQNNNGGDPICPNGEPNFQGVNAGGCADIFVVDNTIPAFPFVVGSDFVEFTVPFQVSLDPDWDSMYYLTTRLSGLTTITDDACANVGAAPGCVGFVTEERQENTLNAEFRITVPEPGTLAIFGLGLLGLGLAGRRRG
- a CDS encoding S1 family peptidase, which gives rise to MGTPRVKILGTGFAVAKGQWVATNAHVVDQALDPKTRQHYAVFAGSGDKITVIPVTVIAKDEDHDLAILALSGAKLPPMVLNTRWYQDGTEIAFTGFPIGAVLGLYPVTHKGIISARTPIAIPADHSSQLSIQKLKRLREPFLTYQLDATAYPGNSGSPVYEQNSGEVIAIVNKVFVKETKEDVLRDPSHITYAIPTRYLQQLLDSIE
- the prsK gene encoding XrtA/PEP-CTERM system histidine kinase PrsK, encoding MLAIDGTPPELLNWLGYASALLVYLLILGLTQFTPGRSVVKRVLTLTLLCGAIWAAIHLSGSWLVVFDTPVFIGESLRLVSVIGLLLVVSQGDGKIGSGHKMSAILALSTGMFLPLANEIYWLSKNAVFTGYLALTLLALFYIETLLRQAKNRLWGLKPLLIGLGTLLVYDFIVFADASLLKQVEPTMWLARGYLHTLFIPFLFWSMKRSRQLGGQIYISRDVVWRSSLLLGAGLYLTVMALTGYYIRSIEGQWSSMLQILFTALAFVVLLFVLLSSQFKRKARVLIQKHFFANRFDYRARWLALTHLLSQPFTKGEDAYQRALKGVLDAMELPIGALVKQQGATLSTVADIGFWVTDSQLAAIKQGLCPFLKDNHWIVDGHEYRLHPEHYPKLALSGWQEQQLASLVVIPIYNPQGLWGMVLLKSSKEMRLDWEMRDYVGVVTEQVSHYLTQYETRQQLLENAQFVAFSRTSAFVVHDLKNVLAQIRLILSNATKHKHNPEFIEDTFETLSHTDTRLQKMLTQLTSRRADSHEVSRVAIAECIQNKVLPRCRGQQPQPELKVERDFSVQADSETLATVLYHLVDNAQQATPDKGAIRIFVTQREQQGQLTIVDTGNGMTEEFIQTQLFTPFVTTKGNAGMGIGAYEAKHYMESLGGQVAVTSSPGEGTRFDIRLPILTQE
- the prsR gene encoding PEP-CTERM-box response regulator transcription factor: MEKLLVIDDDLGIQKQLKWGLTDYETVFAQDRQSAIAQLRLHEPKVVTLDLGLPPDASNATEGLAILEQILSLLPDTKVIVVTGNSDQESALKAIALGAYDYYLKPIELPTISVILERAFYLVNLERELTALEQRHSQDSDIIGSSEAILKARQIVDKVADTEISVLLLGQSGTGKEVFARTLHKKSARAEGPFIAINCASIPENLLESELFGYEKGAFTGAVKTTAGKIEHADGGTLFLDEIGDMPLPLQAKMLRFLQERTIERVGGRKEIPVDIRVVCATHRDIPEMVANEAFREDLYYRLSEITLKIPPLKDRDKDTLLLAKHFLNSYSRQLNKPCRGLADDAKQALLEYAWPGNIRELQNKIKSAVVMADKPFIGADDLMLNLSGGGGPAEVFNLRQVRETAESNAIRRAFVQADSNLSRTAELLGITRPTLYALIDKYGLSDIKSNNQVN